The Lonchura striata isolate bLonStr1 chromosome 12, bLonStr1.mat, whole genome shotgun sequence genome includes a region encoding these proteins:
- the GLYCTK gene encoding glycerate kinase, with protein MSLHEHALSLFRGALGTVRPAPMLKRALKLQGDGCPQLLVRGQAFPVKRDLYLVGFGKAVLGMAAAAEEILGEHLTRGIINVPLGIQESLQRAGMQEMLLKPHSKIQVIEGAKNNLPDAEALKGAVAIQELAEGLTADDLLLVLISGGGSALLPAPIPPILLEEKEKLTKMLASRGAAIQELNIVRKTLSVLKGGGLAQLAHPAQVVSLILSDVIGDPLDIIASGPTAASSHSVQDCLHILTKYNLLHNLPKSVEMVLSSSPTKPTALENYSHVSNIILGSNTLALEEARRQAEGLGYAALVLSAAVHGEVGRVATLYCQLIQLVCLGFTSLGERPLGDELRGNLLQLAAELQIPGLHLDEFLQVLRGLGPDRPVCILAGGETTVQLQGTGKGGRNQELALRVGLGLHKAQGTGASSPQGRCEILFLSGGTDGQDGPTEAAGAFCSPELVAEALQEGLDVEAFLRNNDSYTFFSQFQGGHHLLVTGLTGTNVMDIQAILIRAMERS; from the exons ATGTCCCTCCACGAGCACGCACTGTCCCTGTTCCGTGGCGCTCTGGGCACCGTCCGCCCAGCTCCCATGCTGAAAAGGGCTCTGAAGCTTCAGGGAGACGggtgccctcagctgctggtGAGGGGCCAGGCCTTTCCAGTGAAGAGGGACCTGTACCTGGTGGGTTTCGgaaaagctgtgctgggaatggctgcagcagcagaagagaTCCTGGGAGAACACCTCACTCGGGGGATTATCAATGTGCCGTTGGGGATCCAGGAGAGCCTGCAGCGAGCGGGAATGCA GGAGATGCTGCTAAAGCCACACAGCAAAATCCAGGTCATCGAAGGTGCCAAGAACAACCTCCCAGATGCAGAGGCTCTGAAGGGAGCAGTTGCCATCCAGGAGCTGGCTGAGGGTCTGACTGCAGACGATCTGCTCCTTGTGCTCATCTCAG GGGGTGGATCAGCCCTActgcctgctcccatccctcccatccTCCTCGAGGAAAAGGAGAAACTCACAAAGATGTTGGCTTCCCGAGGAGCTGCCATACAGGAGCTGAACATTGTCCGGAAGACTCTGTCTGTGCTGAAGGGTGGAGGGCTGGCCCAGCTGGCACATCCTGCACAG GTGGTGAGTCTCATTCTGTCTGATGTGATAGGTGACCCCCTGGACATCATAGCAAGTGGGcccactgctgccagctcccaCAGTGTCCAAGACTGCCTTCACATACTCACCAAATACAACCTGCTGCACAACCTGCCCAAGTCAGTGGAAATggtcctctccagctctcccaccAAGCCCACTGCTCTGGAAAACTACTCCCATGTTTCCAACATCATCCTTGGGTCCAACACGCTGGCTTTGGAAGAGGCCAGGCGCCAGGCTGAGGGCCTGGGCTATGCTGCTCTGGTCCTGAGTGCAGCAGTCCATGGGGAAGTGGGCCGTGTTGCCACACTGTACTGCcagctgatccagctggtctgCCTGGGCTTCACCAGCCTTGGAGAAAGGCCCCTGGGTGACGAGCTGAGAGGGAAtctcctgcagctggcagcagagctaCAGATCCCAGGTTTGCACCTGGATGAGTTTCTACAGGTACTGCGAGGATTAGGGCCCGACAGACCAGTCTGCATCCTGGCTGGTGGAGAAACCACAGTCCAGCTCCAAGGAACCGGCAAGGGAGGGAGAAACCAGGAGCTGGCTCTGcgtgtggggctggggctgcacaagGCTCAGGGCACAGGAGCCAGCAGCCCCCAGGGGAGGTGTGAGATCCTCTTCCTCAGTGGGGGAACAGATGGGCAGGACGGGCcaacagaggcagcaggagccttctgcagcccagagctggtGGCTGAGGCACTTCAGGAGGGTCTGGATGTGGAGGCCTTTCTCAGGAACAATGACTCCTACACGTTCTTCAGCCAGTTCCAAGGTGGGCATCACCTCCTGGTGACAGGCTTGACAGGCACCAATGTCATGGACATCCAGGCCATTTTAATTAGAGCCATGGAGAGATCATGA